In the genome of Bacillus sp. S3, one region contains:
- a CDS encoding cytochrome c3 family protein, whose protein sequence is MSKIKLGFSALLTLVLLSVFAAFASAEGSTAFDRNTTNPAPGINVGDVDSYGNPNTHKTHGNFQNNTNSCANCHSTHNGSSATLLKFQSSEYDMCLTCHDGTMGFYNVLEGSGAGTFSTSHDSASMHNVGSGVKIGSAPGAFSNKSTGELECSSCHNPHGSVNDRLLKEAVLGTAPFAPEVPKGTKAITLDLTPDPAFADINASTTNSGLVITKSTGPNNASKVNYSKFCSTCHDDYIQSSGKLRADGHYTHTTNSSSAGRNCAACHFAHGTDITLLKDTQGKTIADYMKPVDKGGNGWTEAKAKGYMKDVSGSGTSSLKKYTNMAVCWTCHQSSHALDTQQPANEFLVDGVDRYGNPIKIFKGKSEIK, encoded by the coding sequence ATGAGTAAGATCAAATTAGGCTTTTCTGCATTGCTTACGCTTGTTTTATTAAGCGTGTTTGCTGCGTTTGCATCTGCAGAAGGATCAACAGCTTTCGATCGAAATACTACAAATCCAGCACCTGGAATTAATGTGGGTGACGTTGATAGCTATGGTAACCCGAATACGCACAAAACACATGGTAATTTTCAAAATAATACAAACTCATGTGCTAACTGTCATAGTACCCATAACGGCAGCAGTGCAACTTTACTTAAATTCCAAAGTTCGGAATATGATATGTGCTTAACATGTCATGATGGAACAATGGGCTTTTATAATGTATTAGAAGGTTCCGGTGCTGGTACTTTCAGCACGTCCCATGATAGTGCTTCAATGCACAATGTAGGTTCAGGAGTCAAAATTGGTTCTGCCCCTGGTGCATTCTCAAATAAGTCAACAGGAGAATTAGAATGTTCCAGTTGTCATAATCCACACGGATCTGTCAATGACAGATTGCTAAAAGAAGCTGTTCTCGGAACAGCACCATTTGCTCCAGAGGTACCTAAGGGAACAAAAGCAATAACACTTGATTTAACACCTGATCCTGCTTTTGCCGATATTAATGCGAGCACAACGAATTCTGGATTAGTCATTACAAAATCAACAGGCCCTAACAATGCATCTAAAGTAAACTATTCAAAATTCTGTTCGACCTGCCATGATGATTATATCCAATCAAGCGGCAAACTTCGTGCTGACGGACATTACACACATACAACAAACAGCAGTTCGGCCGGTAGAAACTGTGCAGCGTGTCACTTTGCACATGGTACTGACATTACACTCCTTAAAGATACACAAGGAAAAACGATTGCTGATTATATGAAACCAGTTGACAAAGGCGGAAATGGCTGGACTGAAGCAAAAGCTAAAGGCTACATGAAAGATGTAAGCGGCAGCGGTACTTCTTCGCTTAAGAAATACACAAATATGGCTGTATGCTGGACATGTCACCAATCATCACATGCCCTTGATACTCAACAGCCTGCTAATGAATTCTTAGTAGATGGGGTTGACAGATACGGCAATCCAATTAAGATATTCAAAGGAAAATCCGAAATCAAATAA
- a CDS encoding 6-bladed beta-propeller: MKKTTVYLWMSAMVVLSVALFSGITFLDLGSTLKPIVAAANPTGGEPEFRQSFYGSFEDPLNKPMDVAKIGELIYVTDTKNNQVQVFDQSGNNVLKFGKAGTEKGQFQFPYGIAGDKNENIYVADLYNGNISIFNPKGEFIKFFPDQEKVIKAPGGLRINNDKLFVTDIKENKLFVFNLEGKKLMEIGGPGQEEGKFIAPNAVAVDKENHIYVTDSGNNRIQIFTKDGKFIKIINGSKDGEGSPIFVNPRGVAVDSKGSVYIVSNMSHNIYAYDKDGNELEVLGGMGTDNGQLYLPNGLFIDERDALYVTDTINQRIQVFY, from the coding sequence TTGAAAAAGACCACTGTATATTTATGGATGAGTGCAATGGTTGTACTTTCTGTAGCCCTATTCTCTGGCATCACCTTTTTGGATTTAGGGTCAACATTAAAACCAATTGTGGCTGCAGCAAATCCCACTGGCGGAGAACCTGAATTTAGACAGTCTTTCTATGGAAGCTTTGAGGATCCTCTTAATAAACCAATGGATGTTGCAAAGATTGGCGAGCTGATATATGTAACGGATACAAAAAATAATCAAGTACAGGTATTTGACCAATCAGGAAATAATGTGCTGAAATTTGGCAAAGCAGGGACAGAAAAAGGGCAGTTTCAGTTTCCGTATGGAATAGCAGGCGATAAAAACGAAAATATCTACGTGGCTGACCTGTATAATGGGAACATTTCAATTTTTAACCCAAAAGGGGAATTTATTAAATTCTTCCCAGATCAAGAAAAAGTTATCAAAGCTCCGGGAGGTCTTAGAATTAATAATGATAAATTATTCGTTACAGATATAAAAGAAAATAAACTATTTGTCTTTAATCTGGAAGGCAAAAAATTAATGGAAATTGGAGGGCCTGGGCAAGAAGAGGGCAAATTCATTGCTCCTAACGCAGTGGCTGTTGATAAAGAAAACCATATTTATGTAACTGATTCTGGTAATAACCGTATTCAGATTTTTACTAAAGACGGTAAGTTTATTAAAATAATCAACGGTTCAAAGGATGGAGAGGGTTCCCCGATATTTGTTAATCCAAGAGGGGTTGCCGTCGATTCAAAAGGCAGTGTCTATATTGTAAGCAATATGTCGCATAACATCTATGCTTATGATAAGGATGGAAATGAATTAGAAGTTCTGGGAGGCATGGGAACAGATAATGGACAGCTTTATCTGCCGAATGGACTGTTTATTGATGAACGAGATGCATTATATGTAACGGATACAATCAACCAAAGAATCCAGGTCTTCTATTAA
- a CDS encoding tetratricopeptide repeat protein, whose translation MEAQELPIIEKPKSNKETRTQKRNDTFTKLQGLSLIIAALIISLIGGYIICDKFIWSNKDQSRVGEQIAYYESLVSKEPNKPEHRVNLGYAYHLNAENEDAVKQLLVAIDLDKKNVGAYFNLGLVYNDQKRYDDALKQSKKAVELAPKDYKGYLLEGMVYRKLKMYKEALASLQEADNLMPVNNDIIFEIGRVAEDQGKVKDAEELYKKALSYDPLYKPASEALTRLAGKDKDNN comes from the coding sequence ATGGAGGCCCAAGAACTCCCGATTATTGAGAAGCCTAAATCAAATAAGGAAACACGAACACAGAAAAGGAACGACACCTTTACTAAACTCCAAGGGCTATCGCTCATTATTGCTGCATTAATTATTAGCTTGATTGGCGGCTATATTATCTGCGATAAATTTATTTGGTCTAATAAAGATCAAAGCAGAGTAGGTGAACAAATTGCCTATTATGAGAGCTTGGTTAGTAAGGAACCGAATAAACCTGAACACAGGGTTAATCTCGGTTATGCTTATCATTTAAATGCCGAAAATGAAGATGCTGTTAAACAATTATTAGTTGCTATAGATTTAGATAAAAAGAATGTCGGGGCATATTTCAACTTAGGACTTGTTTATAACGATCAAAAGCGCTACGATGACGCTTTGAAGCAATCTAAAAAGGCAGTAGAGCTTGCCCCAAAAGACTATAAAGGATATTTATTAGAAGGAATGGTTTATCGAAAACTTAAAATGTATAAAGAGGCATTAGCCTCCTTACAGGAAGCAGATAATCTTATGCCAGTAAATAATGATATTATTTTTGAGATTGGAAGAGTAGCTGAGGATCAAGGTAAAGTTAAGGACGCAGAAGAGCTCTACAAGAAGGCCTTAAGTTATGATCCTCTTTATAAACCTGCATCAGAAGCGCTAACTAGATTGGCTGGTAAAGATAAGGACAACAATTAA
- a CDS encoding NapC/NirT family cytochrome c, with protein sequence MDEEHKQLSAPPRYRYMLIKVATITLLLLAIFFFIGFFGLEAASGSKYCSSCHEMKPEYFTWKASTHSEVDCVNCHKDPGVQQIAKVQADEVIKKIKKEKTTAAAIIRMTKEIPDSTCEECHNMSNRIVSASGDIIIPHDQHSDKKINCTQCHSSVAHGKIADRNMTFNTDYSKWDASVGKAAMADLKFTRPTMDTCMDCHIARKITTECSACHTTGMFPKSHKKADFKTKTHGAAAKTDLNDCNSCHKYMSSEALEGYDKASTIDKYLNQGDRINSNKNEQAYAKENTFCQGCHKARPVSHTSTFIGNHGVEADKDAEKCYTCHSSNRTNTSSDNTVNCSTCHSKKHQNNWRKGHPIPAENVKKPEARCYTCHVEKTCTSCHKD encoded by the coding sequence ATGGATGAAGAACACAAACAGTTATCGGCCCCTCCCCGTTATCGCTATATGTTAATTAAGGTTGCAACTATAACATTGCTGCTTCTAGCCATCTTTTTCTTCATTGGCTTCTTCGGGCTAGAAGCAGCCTCAGGCTCAAAATATTGTTCATCCTGTCATGAAATGAAGCCTGAGTATTTTACGTGGAAAGCCTCGACACACAGCGAAGTGGATTGTGTTAACTGTCATAAAGACCCAGGGGTTCAACAGATAGCGAAGGTTCAAGCAGACGAAGTCATAAAGAAGATCAAAAAAGAAAAAACCACTGCAGCAGCCATTATTCGAATGACAAAGGAAATTCCCGATAGTACTTGCGAAGAGTGCCATAATATGTCAAATCGTATTGTTTCTGCATCTGGGGATATCATTATTCCCCATGATCAGCATTCAGATAAAAAGATTAATTGTACCCAATGTCACAGCAGTGTGGCCCATGGAAAAATTGCCGATCGAAACATGACGTTTAACACAGATTATTCCAAGTGGGATGCTTCAGTTGGAAAAGCGGCAATGGCAGATTTGAAATTTACCCGGCCAACTATGGATACCTGCATGGATTGCCATATTGCTCGAAAAATTACAACCGAATGCAGTGCGTGCCATACGACTGGAATGTTTCCAAAGAGCCATAAAAAGGCTGATTTCAAGACCAAAACCCACGGTGCGGCTGCAAAGACAGATTTAAACGATTGCAATTCCTGTCATAAGTATATGTCATCCGAAGCACTGGAAGGGTATGACAAAGCGTCAACCATTGACAAGTATTTAAATCAGGGGGATAGAATCAATTCAAACAAGAACGAGCAAGCATATGCAAAAGAAAATACCTTTTGTCAGGGTTGTCATAAAGCACGTCCAGTAAGTCATACAAGCACATTTATTGGCAATCATGGAGTGGAGGCTGACAAAGACGCAGAAAAATGCTATACATGTCACAGTTCAAACCGAACAAATACTTCGAGTGATAATACTGTTAATTGTTCGACCTGTCATTCGAAGAAGCATCAAAATAATTGGCGGAAGGGTCACCCTATACCGGCGGAAAATGTAAAAAAACCGGAAGCAAGATGCTATACCTGTCATGTAGAAAAAACTTGCACAAGTTGCCATAAGGACTAG
- a CDS encoding cytochrome c3 family protein codes for MAIWGKKKDKDKDPETREDRKKAGLIRRLWQKFRGIDWKNPVNRWKLLFASLVGCIVVFGGGYGVLSLTNSPSFCASCHEMAPEYSTYTASAHNNITCVQCHIKPGFVNMVTHKMKSMKEVYYHVTGVPKQIVQTEDEAISNENCLQCHSKNRLVTASGDLKVNHKGHIEEGVPCISCHAGVVHAKIVARGINTEEVRGHYTEETAQKLMEKKYMAPNMGTCIDCHDKVNNGEKPWEEVSYLVPPNPEHVDKKLEEQEQAKTTAGEATEESVEKSEAAAEAHDEKTQKIILQAIGKQKKDVKISMECKTCHKKVDIPKSHQTADWNQKHGDTAVAKLDTCMDCHQDSKWIKEIPKEDLITLLKMKDAKQTTGKYTPNMTLAKEESRINKFCSACHSERPDGHGDSNQWLTSHADKAKTNEMKAECFVCHDRDKPKADAANEKAPTDVYCQYCHRTGFKDDVKN; via the coding sequence GTGGCCATTTGGGGAAAAAAGAAAGATAAAGATAAAGATCCCGAAACAAGAGAAGATAGAAAAAAAGCTGGCCTAATTCGCAGACTTTGGCAAAAATTCAGAGGGATAGACTGGAAAAATCCAGTTAACAGGTGGAAGTTGCTTTTCGCTTCTCTTGTTGGCTGTATCGTTGTTTTCGGAGGCGGGTACGGTGTGCTTTCCTTAACCAATTCGCCGTCATTTTGTGCCAGCTGTCATGAAATGGCGCCTGAGTACTCAACGTATACTGCCAGCGCCCACAACAATATCACATGTGTCCAGTGTCATATCAAGCCTGGGTTCGTCAATATGGTAACCCACAAAATGAAATCGATGAAAGAGGTCTACTATCATGTGACCGGTGTGCCTAAACAAATTGTTCAAACCGAGGACGAAGCGATTTCCAATGAAAACTGTTTGCAATGTCACTCCAAGAATCGTCTTGTTACCGCATCCGGAGATCTGAAGGTAAACCATAAAGGTCATATTGAAGAAGGGGTTCCGTGTATCAGCTGTCATGCTGGAGTTGTTCACGCGAAAATTGTTGCACGCGGTATTAATACCGAGGAAGTCCGCGGTCATTACACAGAGGAAACAGCACAAAAGCTCATGGAAAAGAAATATATGGCACCAAACATGGGTACATGTATTGATTGTCACGATAAGGTAAACAACGGTGAAAAACCATGGGAAGAAGTATCCTACCTAGTTCCACCAAATCCAGAACACGTTGATAAGAAGCTGGAAGAACAAGAGCAAGCGAAAACAACTGCTGGTGAAGCAACAGAAGAATCAGTTGAAAAATCAGAAGCGGCTGCGGAAGCTCATGATGAAAAAACGCAAAAAATTATCTTGCAGGCAATAGGAAAACAAAAGAAAGACGTTAAGATATCCATGGAATGTAAGACATGCCACAAGAAAGTGGATATTCCTAAAAGCCACCAAACAGCCGACTGGAATCAAAAACATGGGGACACCGCTGTTGCGAAGCTAGATACATGTATGGACTGCCACCAGGATTCTAAGTGGATTAAAGAAATACCTAAAGAAGATCTGATCACACTTTTAAAAATGAAAGATGCTAAACAAACAACTGGCAAATACACACCGAATATGACTCTTGCAAAAGAAGAATCACGCATCAATAAATTCTGCAGTGCCTGTCACTCTGAACGGCCTGATGGACACGGAGACAGCAACCAATGGCTGACAAGTCACGCTGACAAAGCAAAAACAAATGAAATGAAGGCAGAATGCTTTGTCTGTCATGATCGTGATAAACCAAAAGCTGACGCTGCAAATGAGAAAGCACCAACAGACGTTTATTGCCAATACTGCCATAGAACAGGATTTAAAGATGATGTTAAAAATTAA
- the secA gene encoding preprotein translocase subunit SecA, whose amino-acid sequence MMGILNKVFDLNKRELKRLDKLATKIDALAAETEKLTDEQLREKTEEFKARYQKGETLDDLLVEAFAVVREGARRVLGLYPYHVQLMGGISLHEGNISEMKTGEGKTLTATMPVYLNALSGKGVHVVTVNEYLASRDATEMGELYQFLGLTVGLNLNSMDKDEKQASYACDITYGTNNEFGFDYLRDNMVLYKEQKVQRPLFFAVIDEVDSILIDEARTPLIISGSAQKSAVLYIQANAFVRMLVKDTDYTYDEKTKGVMLTEEGISKAEKAFGIENLFDMSHVTLNHHINQALKANVSMHLDVDYVVQEGEIVIVDQFTGRLMKGRRYSEGLHQAIEAKEGLEVQNESMTMATITFQNYFRMYEKLAGMTGTAKTEEEEFRNIYNMNVIVIPTNKPIARDDRPDLIYSSMDGKFRAVVEDIAERNQKGQPVLVGTVAIETSELISTYLFKKRIHHNVLNAKNHEREAEIIAEAGHKGAVTIATNMAGRGTDIKLGEGVIELGGLAVIGTERHESRRIDNQLRGRSGRQGDPGVTQFYLSMEDELMRRFGSDNMKSMMEKLGMDDTQPIQSKMVSRAVESAQKRVEGNNFDARKQLLQYDDVLRQQREIIYSQRDEVLESENLRDIVQKMIVNSLQRNVEAHASRHEDEEEWNLQAIVEYVQGTLLHEGDITINDLKGKDPEEIVDAIYTKVKERYEEKEQILYPEQMREFEKVVTLRAVDSKWIDHIDAMDQLRQGIHLRAYGQIDPLREYQHEGFAMFETMIQSIEDETAMYIMKAEIRNNLEREEVAKGQAVNPKEDGEPVKKKPKVKQIDVGRNDPCICGSGKKYKNCCGAAK is encoded by the coding sequence ATGATGGGGATTTTAAATAAAGTATTTGATCTGAACAAACGCGAGCTGAAGAGGTTAGACAAGCTTGCAACGAAAATTGATGCCCTTGCTGCGGAAACAGAAAAGTTAACAGACGAGCAGCTTCGGGAAAAAACGGAGGAGTTTAAGGCTCGTTATCAAAAGGGTGAAACTCTTGACGATTTACTAGTGGAAGCATTTGCGGTAGTCCGCGAAGGCGCCCGCCGTGTGCTAGGTTTATATCCGTACCATGTTCAGCTGATGGGGGGTATTTCTCTCCACGAAGGGAACATTTCGGAAATGAAGACTGGGGAAGGTAAAACGTTAACCGCAACGATGCCGGTTTATTTAAACGCCCTGTCTGGAAAAGGTGTTCATGTTGTTACCGTCAACGAATATTTGGCAAGCCGTGACGCCACTGAAATGGGGGAGCTGTATCAATTTTTAGGACTTACAGTTGGCTTGAATTTGAACAGCATGGATAAGGATGAAAAGCAAGCATCCTATGCCTGCGATATCACCTATGGTACAAACAACGAATTCGGCTTCGATTATCTCCGGGATAACATGGTTTTGTATAAAGAGCAAAAGGTACAGCGTCCTCTCTTTTTTGCTGTCATTGATGAAGTTGACTCGATTTTAATTGACGAAGCGCGTACCCCGTTGATTATTTCCGGCTCAGCACAAAAATCAGCTGTTCTGTATATTCAAGCAAATGCCTTTGTCCGTATGCTCGTAAAGGATACTGATTACACGTATGATGAAAAAACGAAAGGCGTTATGCTGACGGAAGAAGGAATCAGTAAAGCCGAAAAGGCCTTCGGAATTGAAAACCTTTTTGATATGTCGCACGTAACGCTGAACCATCATATTAACCAGGCGTTAAAGGCAAATGTCAGTATGCATCTCGATGTTGATTATGTTGTGCAAGAGGGCGAAATTGTGATCGTCGACCAGTTTACCGGCCGGTTGATGAAGGGCCGCCGCTATAGCGAGGGCTTGCACCAGGCCATTGAGGCAAAAGAAGGTCTAGAAGTCCAAAACGAAAGTATGACAATGGCAACGATTACGTTCCAAAACTACTTCCGAATGTATGAAAAATTAGCCGGTATGACAGGTACAGCGAAAACAGAAGAAGAGGAATTCCGCAACATCTATAATATGAATGTTATCGTTATTCCAACTAACAAACCAATTGCCCGTGACGACCGCCCGGATTTAATTTACTCATCGATGGACGGCAAGTTCCGCGCGGTTGTAGAGGATATTGCCGAACGTAATCAAAAGGGACAGCCGGTCCTCGTTGGTACGGTTGCAATTGAAACGTCTGAGCTGATCTCAACCTATTTATTCAAAAAACGAATCCATCATAATGTCTTGAATGCGAAAAACCATGAACGTGAAGCAGAAATCATTGCGGAAGCAGGTCATAAGGGGGCCGTTACCATTGCAACCAACATGGCTGGCCGTGGTACAGACATTAAACTTGGTGAAGGGGTTATTGAACTAGGCGGATTAGCGGTTATTGGCACCGAGCGCCACGAAAGCAGACGGATTGATAACCAGCTCCGCGGACGTTCCGGTCGTCAAGGGGACCCTGGTGTTACCCAGTTTTATTTATCAATGGAAGATGAATTAATGCGCCGTTTCGGCTCTGATAATATGAAATCAATGATGGAAAAGCTTGGAATGGATGATACTCAGCCGATTCAAAGTAAGATGGTATCCCGTGCAGTTGAATCAGCACAAAAACGTGTGGAGGGCAATAACTTTGATGCCCGTAAACAACTGTTGCAGTATGACGATGTTCTCCGTCAACAGCGTGAGATTATTTACTCTCAGCGTGATGAAGTGCTGGAATCTGAAAACCTTCGCGACATTGTTCAAAAGATGATTGTAAATTCGCTTCAGCGCAATGTCGAGGCACATGCTTCCCGACATGAGGATGAAGAAGAATGGAATCTCCAAGCGATTGTGGAATATGTTCAGGGAACCCTGCTTCATGAGGGCGACATTACCATTAATGACCTTAAGGGCAAAGATCCAGAAGAAATCGTCGATGCCATTTATACGAAAGTGAAAGAGCGATATGAGGAAAAGGAACAAATTCTTTATCCTGAACAAATGCGTGAATTTGAAAAGGTGGTTACATTAAGAGCGGTTGACTCCAAGTGGATTGATCATATTGACGCCATGGATCAGCTGCGCCAAGGTATCCATCTACGTGCCTACGGACAAATCGACCCTCTTCGTGAATACCAGCATGAAGGCTTCGCCATGTTTGAGACGATGATTCAATCCATCGAGGATGAAACAGCTATGTACATCATGAAAGCTGAGATTCGCAACAATCTCGAACGTGAGGAAGTCGCCAAAGGCCAAGCGGTAAATCCGAAGGAAGACGGCGAGCCCGTTAAGAAGAAACCAAAAGTGAAGCAAATTGATGTCGGCCGCAACGACCCATGTATCTGTGGCAGCGGCAAGAAATATAAGAACTGCTGCGGTGCGGCGAAATAA
- the hpf gene encoding ribosome hibernation-promoting factor, HPF/YfiA family codes for MKYNVRGENIEVTPAIREYVERKIAKLERYFTEAPDAKVNVNLRFNQDKTSKVEVTIPMPHLVLRAEETNIDMYAGIDLITDKLERQIRKHKTKVNRKFREKGEFPITFATTESPEAHEVDEDDLELVRTKRFDLKPMDSEEAILQMNMLGHSFYVFTNSDTNRTNVVYKRKDGRYGLIEAQ; via the coding sequence ATGAAATATAACGTTCGTGGTGAAAACATTGAGGTTACTCCAGCAATTAGAGAGTATGTAGAGAGAAAAATTGCTAAATTGGAGCGTTATTTTACTGAAGCACCCGATGCAAAGGTAAATGTGAATCTTAGATTCAATCAAGATAAAACTTCAAAGGTAGAGGTAACCATCCCGATGCCGCATTTAGTTTTACGTGCTGAAGAAACAAATATTGACATGTATGCAGGAATTGATTTAATTACGGATAAGCTGGAGCGCCAAATTCGCAAACACAAAACAAAGGTGAACCGTAAATTCCGTGAAAAGGGCGAATTTCCGATTACATTTGCTACTACTGAAAGCCCGGAAGCACACGAAGTAGATGAGGATGATCTTGAATTAGTCCGGACAAAGCGTTTCGACCTGAAACCAATGGACAGTGAAGAAGCAATCCTGCAAATGAACATGCTTGGTCATAGCTTCTATGTATTCACTAATTCAGATACTAACCGTACAAATGTTGTTTACAAGCGTAAAGACGGCCGCTACGGCTTAATTGAAGCACAATAA
- a CDS encoding spore coat protein: protein MEHEERKLLAWHETLELHELVAFQSMGLMKLKMSFKKVTDNELKELYKMCIHDLEGNIKELLKFYPMAQGHQTREEEELREDMGFFAADLLGLSKTLVRNLAAAITETATPALRKTFTNQLIAAIHGHERVFTYMHKHGYYPAYDLGLLLGHDIENAQKALRMKL, encoded by the coding sequence ATGGAACATGAAGAACGTAAATTACTCGCCTGGCATGAGACATTGGAGTTGCATGAATTAGTGGCCTTCCAATCGATGGGATTAATGAAACTGAAAATGTCGTTTAAAAAGGTAACGGACAATGAGCTAAAAGAACTATACAAAATGTGCATTCACGACCTGGAAGGTAACATAAAAGAGCTGCTTAAATTTTATCCAATGGCACAGGGTCACCAAACCAGGGAAGAAGAAGAATTACGCGAAGATATGGGCTTTTTCGCAGCAGATCTGCTGGGACTTTCGAAAACATTAGTGCGGAACCTCGCTGCAGCAATTACCGAAACTGCCACACCGGCGTTACGGAAAACCTTCACCAATCAGCTGATAGCAGCAATCCACGGCCACGAACGAGTTTTTACTTATATGCATAAACACGGCTATTATCCTGCATATGATTTGGGGCTCTTGTTGGGACATGATATAGAAAATGCACAAAAGGCACTTCGGATGAAGTTATGA
- a CDS encoding ComF family protein — MNLFQQDRCLVCHNAIQPEIGWRAIFSIEKEPFLCTKCAGRLEKIVGETCRICCRPLTRLDEKFRKGDMCNDCFRWEEDSEWSGFLEKNHSIFLYNEFLKEVIAKFKFRGDYVLAKVFAQFFKIELIKINPDVLVPIPLSDERLYERGFNQAGALIIESGLAPSEILTRVHSEKQSKKSRSERIHLPQVFKLAAETNVQGKRVVLVDDIYTTGSTLRHAAKLLKAAGAERIQSLTIAR, encoded by the coding sequence ATGAATCTATTTCAACAAGACCGCTGTCTTGTCTGCCATAACGCCATTCAGCCGGAAATAGGGTGGAGAGCTATTTTCTCGATTGAGAAGGAGCCTTTTCTTTGCACCAAATGTGCGGGGAGGCTTGAAAAAATTGTAGGCGAGACATGCCGGATATGCTGCCGCCCCCTAACCCGACTTGATGAGAAATTTCGCAAGGGGGATATGTGCAATGATTGCTTCCGCTGGGAGGAGGATTCGGAATGGAGTGGATTTCTCGAAAAAAATCATTCGATTTTCTTGTATAATGAATTTTTAAAAGAGGTTATTGCCAAATTTAAGTTTCGCGGTGATTATGTATTAGCAAAGGTTTTCGCACAATTTTTTAAGATTGAACTGATAAAAATAAACCCGGATGTACTTGTGCCGATTCCATTAAGCGATGAACGGCTATATGAGCGCGGCTTTAATCAGGCCGGAGCTCTGATAATAGAATCCGGCTTAGCTCCTTCAGAAATACTCACCCGCGTCCACTCAGAAAAACAATCGAAAAAATCAAGGTCAGAGCGTATTCATCTTCCCCAAGTATTTAAACTCGCAGCTGAAACCAATGTACAAGGAAAAAGGGTCGTCCTCGTTGATGATATTTACACAACCGGTTCCACACTAAGGCATGCAGCAAAACTTTTGAAAGCAGCTGGAGCTGAAAGGATCCAGTCGTTAACAATAGCAAGGTAG